DNA sequence from the Chryseobacterium turcicum genome:
GAATTTATTTAAATTTATCGATTTGGTATAAACTTTCTGACCAAACAAGAGTTGGCCTGTATATTTCTTTAATTGGAGCTGCTATTACAATTTTCATCAACTTTACATTTATTCCTACCTACGGGTATTGGGCAAGTGCTTTTGCAGCATTAATTACGTACACAAGCATGATGATTATTTCCTACCTTTGGGGGAAATCGCAGTATCCTATTCATTATAACACATCCAAAATTGCAATCTATCTATCATTATCTATTGCGATTTCGATGATTTCATTTTATTATTTCCGACACAATTATTTAATTGGAAACGGATTGTTTCTTTTCTTCATCGCATTTTTAGCGTATAGTGAAAGAACAATGATTAATAAAATACTTAGAAGACCTTAAATTAAACTTATAAATAAAACAAATATTCACATATGAAAATTATTGTTCCAATGGCTGGAAAAGGCTCAAGATTGAGACCACATACATTAACAGTTCCAAAGCCATTGATTCCTATTGCAGGTAAACCAATTGTACAGAGATTAGTAGAAGATATTGCTAAAGTAGCGGGTGAAAAAATTGAAGAAGTAGCCTTTATTATTGGAGATTTTGGAGCTGAAGTAGAAGCTTCATTACTTAAAATAGCAGAAAAACTGGGCGCAAAAGGAACTATTTATCACCAACTAGAGCCTCTTGGAACCGCTCATTCTATAAAATGTGCTGAAGAATCGATGCAGGGAAATGTGGTGATTGCTTATGCAGACACTCTTTTCAGAGCAGATTTTACGTTAGACACCAATTCTGACGGCGTAATCTGGGTAAAAAAAGTAGATGACCCTTCTGCTTTTGGGGTTGTAAAATTAGATGACTACGGTTTTATTACCGATTTTATCGAGAAACCGGCAACTTTTGTTTCAGATTTGGCGATTATTGGTATTTACTACTTTAATTCAGCAGAAAAATTGATGTCTGAGATTAACCATATTATGGATAATAACATTAAAGTAAGTGGAGAATATCAATTGACCACAGCATTAGAAAACCTTCGTCAATCTGGCGCTAAATTTTCTTTAGGAAAAGTGGATGACTGGATGGATTGCGGAAATAAAAATGCTACCGTTGAAACCAATGGTAAGATTTTAGAATACGAAAAAGATGAGTTTACAGAATTCCCGCAGTCTGCTAATATTCAAAACTCGTTGATTATTCAGCCTTGTTATATTGGTGAAGGAGTAGAAATTTCAAACTCTAAAATCGGACCTTATGTTTCATTAGGAAAAGGTACAAAAGTAATCAACTCTAATATCGACAACTCGTTGATTCAAGAGAAGACCATCATTGACCACGGAAATCTTTCCAACTCAATGATTGGAAGCTCGGCTCATTATTTTGGAGTATCAAGAGAAATTTCTTTAGGAGATTTTTCAGTTTTAGATTTTGTATCAAAATAAATTTAAATAAAATAACGTTGAGAAAGCCACACAAAAACATTTTGTGTGGTTTGGCGTTAATATTGTAAAAGATTATTATACATTGCAGATGAAATCAAAATGAGCGCATTTGCTAAAAACTATAAAAACTCTATATGAAAAACTGGGCTATCTTACTGATTATAACATTGACTGTACTTTCCTGTAAAAGCAGAAAAGCACTTAATCAAAATTCTTCTGAAAATGACAGCATCCAGATTCAAAATTCAAATCAAAACGACCCTAAAGATGCCAAAAATATTCAGGACCGTTTGACTTTTTATGAGAATATATTTCTGCATCCTAAATTTGAGCACGTAAAAATCAATAGTAAAATTACAGCAAGTGACTTGAGAGTAAGTCCGCTTGATGCAGTAATTTATATCGAAAATGATAAGAAAATATGGTCTAATATTACTTTTCTAATCATTCCTGCGGCAAGAGCAATTATTACTCCCGAAGGCATCAAGGCAATGGATAAGTACAACAAAAATTATATCGATTCAGATTTTGACTACCTTAATAATCTTCTGAATGTCAATTTCATTGATTATAAAACTTTAGAAAAACTGTTGATGGGACGTACATTTATGCAAATCACCAACGGTAATTCAAAAATTGTGAAAAATTCTCAGGGATATCAGTTGACGTCAATTGCCAATCAAAAAATTGTAACCAACGAGGTTACACGAGAATACAAAGTAGAAATGCAGTATACCGATGATTTTAATTTAAATTGGGTAAAATTACAAGATGTAAAATCCAACGATGCTATTGAAATCGTATATGAAAATTGGGAGACCTTTCCAAATGAAGTTAAGCTTCCAAAAAATGTTAAAATAATTATAAAAGGTTCCAAAACAAGTCAAATTTTAATTGAAAACACGAAATTTGATTTTTCGAGGATGGAAACACCTTATTCTGTTCCAGCCAATTATAAGAAAATTGATATTAAATGATTAAAAAAATTAGCTTTTTAATAGGCATTTTGCTGTTTGGTTTACAATTTGGCCAACAAAATAAAGAACAGTTGCAAAAACAAAATGCTGACCTAAAAAAACAGATAGCTCAGATAAATTCAGATTTGGCAAAGACTAGAAACGAATCTAAATTGTCTATATCATATTTGGATAACGTTAATAAAAAATTAGCGCTTAGAGAAAAGGTTTACAACAATACGCAAAAAGAAAAAAGATTTATTGAAGACGAAATTTTTCTTCGTCAAATGGAAATTAACACACAGAATAGAGAGCTTGCGGTTTTAAGAAAAAACTTTGCTCATGTTTTGGTCAATGCATATAAAAACAAAGGAATAGAAAATAAAGTAACCTTTATTTTATCGGCAAAAAGTTTAGGTGAAGCTTTACGAAGAGTACAATATCTTAAAAAGTACTCTGATAACAAAGATAAAAAAGCCGCAGAAATAACCACTGCTTCTATTGCATTAAAAAACTCTATTGAGCAGAAAAAGAAATCAGCAACCGAGAAACAAAATCTACTAGCCAATCAGAAGAAAGATTTGACAACGATTAGTGTTGAACGTACTCAGAAAGAACAGTTGGTGACAGATTTCAAGAAAAATGAATCTAAACTTACAGTCGACCTTAGACAAAAACAAACGCAGTCTAAAGCTCTGGAAGGACAGATAAGAGCCATTATTGCTGAAGAAATAAGAATTGCAAAAGCTGAGGAAGAAAGCAGAAGAAAAGCTGAAGCTGAAAAAATTCGTTTAGCCAAAATCGCTGCAGACAGAGAAAAAGCAAGAATTGAAGCTGAAGCAAAAGCTCGTGCTGAAGCCTTAGAAAGAGAAAGAAAACTAGCGGAAGTTGAAGCTAAAAAAGCTGCAGAATTAGTTGCTAAAAGAGCTGAGGAAGAAAGAAAAAGAAATGAAGAAGCCGCAAAAAGCGAAGCCAGTGCAAAAGATGAAGCCAGAAAAATTACAGCTAAAAAAGCCTCTGAAGATGCAGAATTAAGAGCTAAAGAAGCTACTGTAAAACTAAATGCAGCAAAAGCGGCGGAGGAAGCTTTAGAAAAGAAAAAAGAAGACGATAAAAAAGCGGCAGAGGCAAAAGCAATGACTAATTATGGGGTATCTGCTCCATCTGCAGGAAGTAATTTTGCATCAAACAAAGGAAGAATTTCTATGCCTGCGCAAGGAACAATTACTCATAGATTCGGAAGGCAGCAACACCCTGTTTTTAAATCGATTTGGGAAGAAAATAACGGAATCAAAATATCTGTAGCTAAAGGAACTTCTGCAAGAGCTGTTTTCCCGGGAGTAGTATCTCAGGTAATTCCTTCAGCAGACGGAACAAGAACGGTAATGATAAAACATGGTGATTATTTTACCATCTATTCAAATCTTAGCAGTACTACGGTTTCTAAAAACCAGCAGGTTTCTGCAGGTACAGTGGTAGGAGCAGTTGCTCAAGATTTTGACGGAACGTATACGCTTGATTTCCAGATTTGGAATGGAAATAATGCAGTTGACCCTTTAGGTTGGGTTTCATATTAAAAAAAGATTAACTTTGCAAAAATTTAAGAAATGTACACATTAACAATACTTGCGTTATCTTGGCAGCACATCCTTATCGTTGCCATCATACTTTTATTACTTTTCGGAGGTAAAAAAATCCCTGAATTGATGAGAGGTATGGGTTCTGGAATTAAAGAATTTAAAGATGCTATCAAAGAAGAAGAAAAACCGGAAGCTAAAACTACCGAAAACAACCCTTCAAACAATACCACAAAAAGCAACTAAATAATTCTTCATTTCTATGAATTTTACCGATACTGCCTGGAAAATCTTCAACCAATCTATTGAAGACTATCATGTATTAGACAGCGTTGATACACCTGTAAATAATCCTTTTGAAACAGACAGTTTGGAACGGATTTTGTATGCTAAAAACTGGATTGATACCGTTCAATGGCATTTAGAAGATATTATTAGAGATGAAAACATAGACCCTGTTGAGGCTCTTCAATTAAAGAGAACAATAGATTCTTCAAATCAAAAAAGAACCGATTTGGTAGAATTCATAGACAGTTGGTTTTTAGATAAATACAAAAATATCACCCCTAAATCTAATGCGAAAATAAATACTGAAACTCCAGCTTGGGCTGTTGATAGGTTGTCTATTTTAGCATTAAAGGTTTATCATATGTCGTTGGAAGCCAACAGAGAATCTGCTTCAGAAGAGCATCGTCAAAATTGCCAGGCAAAATTAGATGTATTGCTTACTCAGAAAGAAGATTTGTCAACTTCAATTATTCAATTACTTACAGATATTGAAAACGGTGATGTTAAGATGAAAGTGTACAAACAAATGAAAATGTACAATGATGAAAGTCTTAACCCAATCCTTTACCAAAAGGAGCAAAAATGAAACGACTACTTTTTTTAGGAATACTGATACTAATCACTTCTTCTTGTGCGACCGAAAAGCTGAATTTATCACCTTTATCAAACACGTTTTCAAGTGACTCAAAATCTGTCGACCCTGAAAATTCAAAAAGTATAAGCATCAATATTACCGAAAATGTAAATGCCTCAGAAATCACTAATTTGATTTCCACTTTTCCTAGATTTACCAATTCTGCCGTAAACGATGAAGTAAGTAATTTAAAGTATACTCTTCAAAATTACCTTTATGCAATAGCGTCAGGAAATATTTCCGGGAAAAATAAGACCATCAAAGCTTTGGAAAAATCTTACAAAAATATTCAGAAGCTAAGAAAATATCTGAAGAAAGATGAAGATGAAGTATTAAACAGGTATTTGGTAAGACTCAAAACAAACGTTACCGTAATAGAAGATTCTGTAAACGGAAAAAAATAAACAAAACAATTCAATGATTAAAATTCAGGCGGAAGCTAATGTTCCTACAGAGCACGGTAATTTCCGAATGATTGCTTTTTCGGAAGATGAAAATGACTGGATGCCACACATGGCAATATTAGCAGAAAATACAGATTTTTCTCAACCTGTCAATGTACGTTTTCATTCTGAATGCATTACCGGAGAAGTTTTCCATTCAAAAAAATGCGAATGCGGGCAACAGCTTGATGCAGCAATGAAATATATGCACGAAAACGGCGGGCTCATCATTTATCTTCGTCAGGAAGGCAGAAATATAGGAATCATTAATAAACTTAAAGCCTACTCTCTTCAGGAAAAAGGTTTTGATACCGTACAGGCAAATCTAGAACTAGGCTTACCTGCCGATGACCGTAATTTTGGTGTCGCCATCGAAATTCTGAATCAATTGAAAATAGAAAACATTAATCTTTTAACTAACAATCCTGAAAAGGTAAAATTTGTAAAAGAGAGCAACATCAACCTCAACTCAAGAGTTCCGTTGCAAATTCCATCAAATGAAAATAGCAAGGGATATTTACAAACAAAAAAGGATTTCTTCGGTCATTTTTTAGATGACGAAAAATAATCCCAATTAGATAAATCAAAAGCGCCAGAAAATAATTTTCTGGCGCTTTTTTTATTATAAAAATTTGAAAAGATTTTATTTTATTTTTACAACTTTTGAGTCATCAATATTAAAATACTTGATAACCGCATTGTAATCACTGTAATCAACCGGAGACGTTCCTTTATTTAAGTATCCCGCAGGAACAAGAACAATTCTAAATGTTTGATTATTATAATATGCAGGGGTAGTCGTTACATCATAATTACCATTAACATAGATTTGAACGTCATTTTTTGTAAAGTCAAAATCGTAGTCAACTTCATTTCCATTAAGAAAATAAATAGTCTTAGGAGTCTGTTCCCAAACATCAGCACCTTGATAAACCCCTTTTAACCTATAAACCAAAACCTTATCAGATTCTTGCATGCCATATTGGCCTATTACTTGTCTTATAACATGTTGTTCTCCAAAATTTCCAGCGCTATTATATTGAAAACTTCTCGTAATCTCAATAACTCCGGCATAAGTATCATTATCTACATACACTACATTATCATCATCATTATCACAACTCACGGTGAATATACTGACAAATGCAAGCATTAAAAATGGAATAATTTTTTTCATTTTAAAAAAGTTTTAATATTAATAAAGTCGGAATCAAAACATATACCAAAAATCACAAAAACTTTAGTATTCATCATTTTTTTAATCGTATTTTTGTTCATATTCAAAAATCATGAAGAAATTAGTTTTTAATTTTCTCTTAATTACCGTTTTATTCAATATAAATCTTTCGGCACAATATCAGCCTAAAGATATTTCAAAGCAAGATTTAAAAAAAGCAAAAGAATGGGTAAACCAAACTTACAACAGTCTTTCACAGGATGAAAAACTAGGTCAGCTTTTTATCGTGGCGTTGTATACCAACAAAGATGAAAACCACATCAATCAGGTAAGAAACATCGTTACCAATGATAAAATAGGTGGACTGATTCTAATGCAGGATGATGCGGCAAGAGAAATTAATTTGGTGAATGAATTCCAACAAAAATCTAAAGTTCCATTAATGATTGGAATGGATGCAGAATGGGGATTATATCAAAGAATCAACACCGCTCATAAATTTCCTTGGGCAATGACTTTAGGCGCTATTCAGGATAAAAACCTTATTTATCAAATGTCTGCCAAAATTGCCGAAGATTGCAAAAGAATGGGCATTAATTGGGACTTCGCACCTGTGGTTGATGTCAATACCAATCCAAATAATCCGATTATCGGGAATAGAAGTTTTGGTTCAGAAGTTTCTAATGTCACTCAATCAGCATTATCTTATGCCAACGGATTGCAAGACCATAATATTCTTGCGGCAATTAAACATTTTCCGGGGCATGGCGACACCAATACAGACTCTCACCTAGACCTTCCCGTAGTTTCTCACAGTTTAGAAAGATTAAACAAAATAGAGCTCGCTCCTTTTAAAGCTTTAATGAATAAAGGAATTGGCGGTGTGATGGTGGCACATTTATATGTTCCAAGCCTGGAATCTGGAAAAGGAATCCCAGCCTCTGTTTCAAAAAAAATCATCACAGATTTATTAAAAGACAAATTGGGTTATAAAGGTTTAATTATTACCGATGCTCTGAACATGGGGGCTGTAGCTAATAAATACAAACCGGGTGAACTAGACGCGTTAGCTTTCAAAGCAGGAAATGACATTATGCTATTTTCACAAGGAGTTGCAGAAGGTAAAAAACTAATCCAGAAAGCGATTGACAAAGGGGAAATCTCTCAGGAAAGAGTGGAAGAAAGTGTGAAGAAGATTTTATTAACTAAATATTTTTTAGGCTTAAACCAATACACTCCAAAAAATCCTGAAAATGTAAATTACGACCTCAATAATGATTCGCATACAAAATTGGTTCAAAATCTTTATTCTAATGCTTTAACGTTATTGAAAGACGAGAAGAAATTGCTTCCGTTGAATTCTACTTCAACCTATTACTACATTCCGTTAGAAGAAGCTCCTTATCAGACTTTTGAAAACAGATTACAATTAGATTCAAAAATCATTATTAAAAAAGCTTCTGAAATCAATACAATTCCGGCAAACTCTACAGTAATTGTTGGTTTTCATAAAGATAACTCTACAGCTTACAAACCTTACAAAATTTCACCAGAATCAAAAAAGATTTTGGTAGATTTAACTAAAAATCAAAATGTAATTCTTAATGTTTTTGGCAGCGCTTATGCTTTGAAAGATATTGATATTTCTAAAGTTTCTACCGTTTTAGTTTCTTACGAAAACAACGATGATTCTATGACAGCAACGGCAGATGCATTTCGTGGAAAAACAAAAATTGTAGGAAAGCTTCCCGTTTTGGTTAATGAACAATTAAAACCAGGAATGGGGATAACTTTAGACCCTTTTAAATTTTCAAAATTAACAGAATTCACCACTTCAAAATAACAACAGACCTGTGAGACGTTTATTTAATCGTTTCCTATGGCAATTAAAAAAAATTAACAGATGAAAATAGGCATACTTTGCTACCCAACATATGGCGGAAGCGGAATCGTAGCGACAGAACTCGGGATGTCTTTGGCAAACAAAGGCTATGAGGTACACTTCATCAGTTCTGCACTTCCGGCAAGATTAGATATTACCAATCCTAATATTTTTTTCCATAAGGTAAATGTTCAAACTTACCCTCTTTTTCAATATCAGCCTTATGATATTGCATTAAGCTCGATGATTTACCGTGTTGTGAATCTTTACAAACTAGATTTACTGCACGCTCATTACGCCATCCCTTACGCTTATGCAGCTTTTACAGCGAAGCAAATGTTGAAGGAAGACAATAACGACGTTCCTTTGGTTACTACGCTTCACGGCACAGATATTACCTTGGTAGGGCAACACCCGAGCTACAAACATGCGGTAGAATTTTCGATTAATAAATCGGATGCCATTACTTCGGTGTCTGAAAGTTTGAAAAAAGATACCCTGCAGTTTTTCAATATTAAAAAAGAAATTCAGGTGATTACCAATTTTATTGATAATTCTGAGTTTGACGACTGCAACGAATGTCAGCGTACACAATTTGCAAATGAGGACGAAAAAATATTGATTCACGTTTCCAATTTACGTCCGGTAAAAAGGATAGATGAAGTTTTACAAATCTTTAAGAATGTAGAAAAGAAAGTAAAATCTAAACTGATTATCATCGGTGAAGGTCCCGATATGGAAAAAGTAAATCAGTTTTTGGAAGAAAATCCAGAATTGATTTCAAAAATCAGATTGTTAGGAAAAGTAAATGATTTATACAGAATCTTACAGCTTTCAGACGTCTTTTTATTGCCTTCAGAACAAGAAAGTTTCGGTTTGGCGGCTTTAGAAGCAATGGCAGCATATACTCCTGTCATCAGCTCAAACGCTGGTGGAATTCCTGAAGTAAACATCCAAGGTGAAACAGGATTTTTAGCTGAAATCGGTAATGTAGAAGCGATGAGTAACTACTGTATCAAATTATTGAGCAACGATGAGCTTTTAGCACAAATGAAGATTAACGCTAAAGAACAGGCTGTAAAATTTGACTTAAAAAACATTCTTCCTATTTATGAAGAGATGTACAAAACAACGATTGCGAATTTTAAAGGCGAACTGACGAAAGCATAACTCCATTCAAAAATACATTATAAAATCAGGGCAATCGCTCTGATTTTTTGTTTAAATGTAATTTTTTTCGAAAGTTTGTTGCAGGGCTGCGACAGACTTTCGGGACTTCCCGAAAGCTTCTTACTAGGGTGCAGAAAGGTTTCGGGGCTTCATGAAAGCTTCCTGCAGAGCGCAGCAGACTTTCGGAAACGTCCGAAAGCTTCTTACTGCGCGCATGAGGGTTTCGGATAAAAAAGATTCAAAACTTCGCAGATTTTTATTTTATTCGACTTTACTTTCCAGATTAAAATTTTTCTTACATTAGTTGTAACACAAAAACACCACTGATGAACGAAAAATTACTTCAATACCTTTGGAATTTCAAAGTATTCACCAACTTCGATTTTATAGACACAGAGGGAAATCCTGTTGAAATTTTAGATTTCGGACGATGGAATACAGATTCCGGACCCGATTTCCTCATGAGCAAGATTAAAACCAAAAACATGATTCTTGCCGGAAACATAGAGCTCCATGTAAAATCTTCCGACTGGATTTTTCATCAACATTCAAAAGACCCAGCCTACAAAAATATTATTCTGCATGTTGTTTTTCAGAATGATATTGATATCAAAGAATTCAAAGACCAAAATATCCCTACTCTTGAATTGAAAAATTATATCGATAAGAATGTTTTTCAGAAATATGAAAATCTTTTGAAGGAAAACCAGTTTATTCCGTGTGAAAAGATTTTCAGCATCAAGAAAATCCCAGTGAACTTTCATGAAGAAAATTTGCTAAAAAAACTGGAAGAAAAATCTTTAGAAATAGAAGCCGATTTGCATCGACATAAAAATAATTATGAAGCCGTCATGTTTCATCACCTCGCCTACTCTTTTGGCTTAACCGTCAATGCGTCCTTATTTAAACAAATTGCTGAGAGTATTGATTTTAACATCATCAATAAAATACGGCAAAATAAAACACAGCTTGAAGCTTTATTTTTTGGAATTTCCGGCTGGCTTGAAACCCCACTAGACTTACAAATGAGTCTATGGAAAAGAGAATTTGATTTTCTTAAAGCCAAATATAACCTCCCTGAAATTATCATTCGTCCCAAGTTTCTTCGGTTGAGACCGCCCAACTTTCCGACCATTCGTTTATCGCAGTTTGCTGACCTCTATTTTAAACATCAGAATTTATTTTCAAAAATTATTTTACCACAAAACACAAATAGTTTGTTTGAAATTTTCAAAGAAATTCAGGCTTCAGACTATTGGACTGACCATTTTAATTTTGGTAAAATATCATCCATCAATCATCCAAAAGTGGTAACGAAAGATTTCATTGAGCTTATTATTTTAAATACAATACTTCCTGTAAAATATACCTATCACAAACATCAGAATGAAAATATTGGTGACGAAATCTTAGCTTTTTACAGTGAAATTCAGTCAGAAAAAAATTCAATTATTAAAGAATGGAAAAAATTAGGCTTAAAAACCAAAACCTCTTTAGAAAGTCAAAGCCTGATTTATCATTT
Encoded proteins:
- a CDS encoding peptidoglycan DD-metalloendopeptidase family protein, encoding MIKKISFLIGILLFGLQFGQQNKEQLQKQNADLKKQIAQINSDLAKTRNESKLSISYLDNVNKKLALREKVYNNTQKEKRFIEDEIFLRQMEINTQNRELAVLRKNFAHVLVNAYKNKGIENKVTFILSAKSLGEALRRVQYLKKYSDNKDKKAAEITTASIALKNSIEQKKKSATEKQNLLANQKKDLTTISVERTQKEQLVTDFKKNESKLTVDLRQKQTQSKALEGQIRAIIAEEIRIAKAEEESRRKAEAEKIRLAKIAADREKARIEAEAKARAEALERERKLAEVEAKKAAELVAKRAEEERKRNEEAAKSEASAKDEARKITAKKASEDAELRAKEATVKLNAAKAAEEALEKKKEDDKKAAEAKAMTNYGVSAPSAGSNFASNKGRISMPAQGTITHRFGRQQHPVFKSIWEENNGIKISVAKGTSARAVFPGVVSQVIPSADGTRTVMIKHGDYFTIYSNLSSTTVSKNQQVSAGTVVGAVAQDFDGTYTLDFQIWNGNNAVDPLGWVSY
- a CDS encoding sugar phosphate nucleotidyltransferase, which produces MKIIVPMAGKGSRLRPHTLTVPKPLIPIAGKPIVQRLVEDIAKVAGEKIEEVAFIIGDFGAEVEASLLKIAEKLGAKGTIYHQLEPLGTAHSIKCAEESMQGNVVIAYADTLFRADFTLDTNSDGVIWVKKVDDPSAFGVVKLDDYGFITDFIEKPATFVSDLAIIGIYYFNSAEKLMSEINHIMDNNIKVSGEYQLTTALENLRQSGAKFSLGKVDDWMDCGNKNATVETNGKILEYEKDEFTEFPQSANIQNSLIIQPCYIGEGVEISNSKIGPYVSLGKGTKVINSNIDNSLIQEKTIIDHGNLSNSMIGSSAHYFGVSREISLGDFSVLDFVSK
- a CDS encoding twin-arginine translocase TatA/TatE family subunit, yielding MYTLTILALSWQHILIVAIILLLLFGGKKIPELMRGMGSGIKEFKDAIKEEEKPEAKTTENNPSNNTTKSN
- a CDS encoding DUF4292 domain-containing protein — protein: MKNWAILLIITLTVLSCKSRKALNQNSSENDSIQIQNSNQNDPKDAKNIQDRLTFYENIFLHPKFEHVKINSKITASDLRVSPLDAVIYIENDKKIWSNITFLIIPAARAIITPEGIKAMDKYNKNYIDSDFDYLNNLLNVNFIDYKTLEKLLMGRTFMQITNGNSKIVKNSQGYQLTSIANQKIVTNEVTREYKVEMQYTDDFNLNWVKLQDVKSNDAIEIVYENWETFPNEVKLPKNVKIIIKGSKTSQILIENTKFDFSRMETPYSVPANYKKIDIK
- the ribA gene encoding GTP cyclohydrolase II, whose amino-acid sequence is MIKIQAEANVPTEHGNFRMIAFSEDENDWMPHMAILAENTDFSQPVNVRFHSECITGEVFHSKKCECGQQLDAAMKYMHENGGLIIYLRQEGRNIGIINKLKAYSLQEKGFDTVQANLELGLPADDRNFGVAIEILNQLKIENINLLTNNPEKVKFVKESNINLNSRVPLQIPSNENSKGYLQTKKDFFGHFLDDEK
- a CDS encoding DUF4254 domain-containing protein is translated as MNFTDTAWKIFNQSIEDYHVLDSVDTPVNNPFETDSLERILYAKNWIDTVQWHLEDIIRDENIDPVEALQLKRTIDSSNQKRTDLVEFIDSWFLDKYKNITPKSNAKINTETPAWAVDRLSILALKVYHMSLEANRESASEEHRQNCQAKLDVLLTQKEDLSTSIIQLLTDIENGDVKMKVYKQMKMYNDESLNPILYQKEQK
- a CDS encoding glycoside hydrolase family 3 protein, producing MKKLVFNFLLITVLFNINLSAQYQPKDISKQDLKKAKEWVNQTYNSLSQDEKLGQLFIVALYTNKDENHINQVRNIVTNDKIGGLILMQDDAAREINLVNEFQQKSKVPLMIGMDAEWGLYQRINTAHKFPWAMTLGAIQDKNLIYQMSAKIAEDCKRMGINWDFAPVVDVNTNPNNPIIGNRSFGSEVSNVTQSALSYANGLQDHNILAAIKHFPGHGDTNTDSHLDLPVVSHSLERLNKIELAPFKALMNKGIGGVMVAHLYVPSLESGKGIPASVSKKIITDLLKDKLGYKGLIITDALNMGAVANKYKPGELDALAFKAGNDIMLFSQGVAEGKKLIQKAIDKGEISQERVEESVKKILLTKYFLGLNQYTPKNPENVNYDLNNDSHTKLVQNLYSNALTLLKDEKKLLPLNSTSTYYYIPLEEAPYQTFENRLQLDSKIIIKKASEINTIPANSTVIVGFHKDNSTAYKPYKISPESKKILVDLTKNQNVILNVFGSAYALKDIDISKVSTVLVSYENNDDSMTATADAFRGKTKIVGKLPVLVNEQLKPGMGITLDPFKFSKLTEFTTSK
- a CDS encoding DUF2851 family protein: MNEKLLQYLWNFKVFTNFDFIDTEGNPVEILDFGRWNTDSGPDFLMSKIKTKNMILAGNIELHVKSSDWIFHQHSKDPAYKNIILHVVFQNDIDIKEFKDQNIPTLELKNYIDKNVFQKYENLLKENQFIPCEKIFSIKKIPVNFHEENLLKKLEEKSLEIEADLHRHKNNYEAVMFHHLAYSFGLTVNASLFKQIAESIDFNIINKIRQNKTQLEALFFGISGWLETPLDLQMSLWKREFDFLKAKYNLPEIIIRPKFLRLRPPNFPTIRLSQFADLYFKHQNLFSKIILPQNTNSLFEIFKEIQASDYWTDHFNFGKISSINHPKVVTKDFIELIILNTILPVKYTYHKHQNENIGDEILAFYSEIQSEKNSIIKEWKKLGLKTKTSLESQSLIYHFKNFCKTKNCLNCSIGFKILKES
- the bshA gene encoding N-acetyl-alpha-D-glucosaminyl L-malate synthase BshA; protein product: MKIGILCYPTYGGSGIVATELGMSLANKGYEVHFISSALPARLDITNPNIFFHKVNVQTYPLFQYQPYDIALSSMIYRVVNLYKLDLLHAHYAIPYAYAAFTAKQMLKEDNNDVPLVTTLHGTDITLVGQHPSYKHAVEFSINKSDAITSVSESLKKDTLQFFNIKKEIQVITNFIDNSEFDDCNECQRTQFANEDEKILIHVSNLRPVKRIDEVLQIFKNVEKKVKSKLIIIGEGPDMEKVNQFLEENPELISKIRLLGKVNDLYRILQLSDVFLLPSEQESFGLAALEAMAAYTPVISSNAGGIPEVNIQGETGFLAEIGNVEAMSNYCIKLLSNDELLAQMKINAKEQAVKFDLKNILPIYEEMYKTTIANFKGELTKA